The proteins below are encoded in one region of Takifugu rubripes chromosome 1, fTakRub1.2, whole genome shotgun sequence:
- the LOC101067000 gene encoding E3 ubiquitin-protein ligase TRIM63-like isoform X3: MDVQRTGSMVRPPSPMDSLEKQLSCPICLDMFTKPVVILPCQHNLCRSCASDLYDSRNPYRFSGGVFRCPTCRFEVVLDRHGVHGLQRNLLVENIIDIYKQQQELSGGGGNTETSLKTKESNEPMCQEHEGEKINIYCVTCQVPTCSLCKVFGQHKDCEVATLMTVYENQKAELSNAIDTLVASNGRLQALLNQMEDACRAVQDNAQNAKQGLSERFDLLYAVLEERKAFLLDQIGKEQDQKVASLRELAKRYGERLQASTELTDTAVRALEQGGAAEFLVASKNIITQTKDAAKSSMGQDRPEPGFEKMDHFTVSTEHVEAVLAKMDFGVTDDEFEDAEEEEEEEEEEEEEE, from the coding sequence ATGGACGTTCAGAGGACAGGATCGATGGTTCGGCCACCGAGCCCCATGGATagcctggagaagcagctgagcTGCCCCATCTGTCTGGACATGTTCACCAAGCCTGTGGTCATCCTGCCCTGCCAGCACAACCTGTGCCGCAGTTGTGCCAGCGACCTCTACGACTCCCGCAACCCGTACCGCTTTTCTGGCGGCGTCTTCCGTTGTCCTACCTGCCGATTTGAGGTCGTTCTTGACCGCCACGGTGTGCACGGCCTCCAGCGCAACCTGTTGGTGGAAAATATTATCGATATTTACAAGCAGCAGCAAGAactcagcggcggcggcggcaacACAGAAACCAGCCTGAAGACTAAAGAATCGAACGAGCCCATGTGCCAGGAGCACGAAGGGGAGAAGATCAACATCTACTGCGTGACCTGCCAGGTCCCCACCTGCTCGCTCTGCAAAGTCTTTGGCCAGCATAAAGACTGCGAGGTTGCAACTTTAATGACCGTTTACGAGAACCAGAAGGCTGAGCTGAGCAACGCCATCGACACCCTGGTAGCCAGCAACGGGCGCCTCCAGGCCCTGCTCAACCAGATGGAGGACGCCTGCCGTGCGGTTCAGGACAACGCCCAGAATGCTAAGCAAGGGCTCTCTGAACGCTTTGACCTGTTGTACGCTGTCCTCGAAGAGCGCAAGGCCtttctcctggaccagatcGGCAAAGAGCAAGATCAGAAGGTGGCGTCCCTCCGGGAGCTGGCCAAGCGTTACGGCGAGCGACTGCAGGCCAGTACAGAGCTCACGGACACGGCTGTGAGGGCGCTGGAGCAAGGCGGCGCTGCGGAATTCTTGGTGGCCTCCAAGAACATCATCACGCAAACCAAAGACGCAGCCAAGTCCtccatgggacaggacaggccAGAGCCTGGGTTTGAGAAGATGGACCATTTCACCGTGTCAACAGAGCACGTGGAAGCTGTCCTGGCCAAAATGGACTTTGGAGTCACTGAC
- the LOC101067000 gene encoding E3 ubiquitin-protein ligase TRIM63-like isoform X1 has translation MDVQRTGSMVRPPSPMDSLEKQLSCPICLDMFTKPVVILPCQHNLCRSCASDLYDSRNPYRFSGGVFRCPTCRFEVVLDRHGVHGLQRNLLVENIIDIYKQQQELSGGGGNTETSLKTKESNEPMCQEHEGEKINIYCVTCQVPTCSLCKVFGQHKDCEVATLMTVYENQKAELSNAIDTLVASNGRLQALLNQMEDACRAVQDNAQNAKQGLSERFDLLYAVLEERKAFLLDQIGKEQDQKVASLRELAKRYGERLQASTELTDTAVRALEQGGAAEFLVASKNIITQTKDAAKSSMGQDRPEPGFEKMDHFTVSTEHVEAVLAKMDFGVTDDEFEDAEEEEEEEEEEEEEEEEEEEEEEEE, from the coding sequence ATGGACGTTCAGAGGACAGGATCGATGGTTCGGCCACCGAGCCCCATGGATagcctggagaagcagctgagcTGCCCCATCTGTCTGGACATGTTCACCAAGCCTGTGGTCATCCTGCCCTGCCAGCACAACCTGTGCCGCAGTTGTGCCAGCGACCTCTACGACTCCCGCAACCCGTACCGCTTTTCTGGCGGCGTCTTCCGTTGTCCTACCTGCCGATTTGAGGTCGTTCTTGACCGCCACGGTGTGCACGGCCTCCAGCGCAACCTGTTGGTGGAAAATATTATCGATATTTACAAGCAGCAGCAAGAactcagcggcggcggcggcaacACAGAAACCAGCCTGAAGACTAAAGAATCGAACGAGCCCATGTGCCAGGAGCACGAAGGGGAGAAGATCAACATCTACTGCGTGACCTGCCAGGTCCCCACCTGCTCGCTCTGCAAAGTCTTTGGCCAGCATAAAGACTGCGAGGTTGCAACTTTAATGACCGTTTACGAGAACCAGAAGGCTGAGCTGAGCAACGCCATCGACACCCTGGTAGCCAGCAACGGGCGCCTCCAGGCCCTGCTCAACCAGATGGAGGACGCCTGCCGTGCGGTTCAGGACAACGCCCAGAATGCTAAGCAAGGGCTCTCTGAACGCTTTGACCTGTTGTACGCTGTCCTCGAAGAGCGCAAGGCCtttctcctggaccagatcGGCAAAGAGCAAGATCAGAAGGTGGCGTCCCTCCGGGAGCTGGCCAAGCGTTACGGCGAGCGACTGCAGGCCAGTACAGAGCTCACGGACACGGCTGTGAGGGCGCTGGAGCAAGGCGGCGCTGCGGAATTCTTGGTGGCCTCCAAGAACATCATCACGCAAACCAAAGACGCAGCCAAGTCCtccatgggacaggacaggccAGAGCCTGGGTTTGAGAAGATGGACCATTTCACCGTGTCAACAGAGCACGTGGAAGCTGTCCTGGCCAAAATGGACTTTGGAGTCACTGAC